A window of the Kineosporia corallincola genome harbors these coding sequences:
- a CDS encoding nuclear transport factor 2 family protein yields the protein MTANSTARDDLAQAYAAGPAETGQVFARLLADRVEVRHEPPEPADGFHPGPLVARALAQRQALFAGLMPDYAETARLTQQNDLITVELTIGGTLADGTHIEVPGVDVLTVAGGRITRMVSRFDAESMRPLLAALGL from the coding sequence ATGACGGCGAACAGCACCGCCCGTGACGACCTGGCGCAGGCCTATGCCGCGGGCCCGGCCGAGACCGGGCAGGTGTTCGCCCGCCTGCTGGCCGACCGGGTGGAGGTGCGCCACGAACCGCCCGAGCCGGCCGACGGCTTCCATCCCGGCCCCCTCGTGGCCCGGGCCCTGGCCCAGCGGCAGGCGCTGTTCGCCGGCCTGATGCCGGACTATGCCGAGACCGCCCGGCTGACCCAGCAGAACGACCTGATCACGGTCGAGCTGACGATCGGCGGCACTCTCGCCGACGGCACCCACATCGAGGTGCCCGGCGTCGACGTGCTCACCGTGGCCGGGGGCCGGATCACCCGCATGGTCAGCCGGTTCGACGCCGAGAGCATGCGACCGCTGCTGGCCGCGCTCGGCCTCTGA
- a CDS encoding GNAT family N-acetyltransferase gives MTVRGATPDDLPALTVTLAEAFADDPVWSWMVPERGRHERLRRIFGALLAHALPRGQVTTTPDCRAVAMWSAPGQWKLPPASMVRAAPPMVRGAGVRLPRLLRRLDEIEKTHDRQPPRHWYLEFIGTAAGARGQGHGAALLAEAFARFDGVPVYLESSNPRNLPFYRRHGFEVTGAVPVTSGPPQWMLWRR, from the coding sequence GTGACCGTGCGAGGAGCCACCCCGGACGACCTGCCCGCCCTGACCGTGACCCTCGCGGAGGCGTTCGCCGATGATCCGGTGTGGAGCTGGATGGTGCCGGAGCGGGGGCGGCACGAGCGGCTGCGCCGGATCTTCGGGGCCCTGCTCGCGCACGCCCTGCCGCGCGGGCAGGTGACGACCACGCCGGACTGCCGGGCCGTGGCCATGTGGTCGGCCCCCGGGCAGTGGAAACTGCCGCCGGCCTCGATGGTGCGGGCGGCCCCGCCCATGGTGCGTGGGGCGGGCGTCCGGCTGCCCCGTCTGCTACGGCGTCTGGACGAGATCGAGAAGACCCACGACCGGCAGCCACCGCGGCACTGGTACCTGGAATTCATCGGCACCGCCGCCGGCGCCCGCGGGCAGGGCCACGGTGCCGCCCTGCTCGCGGAGGCGTTCGCCCGCTTCGACGGCGTGCCGGTGTACCTGGAGTCGTCCAACCCCCGCAACCTGCCGTTCTACCGGCGTCACGGGTTCGAGGTCACCGGCGCCGTGCCGGTGACCTCGGGCCCGCCGCAGTGGATGCTATGGCGCCGTTAG
- a CDS encoding nucleotidyltransferase domain-containing protein, with product METVVMELLTNPVLEYGDREAARAGQILRTTVGSGVHGIAIPGTDDHDEMGVFIEPAAWLIGLRPTRDSYVARSQPEGARSGPGDTDLIMYSLRKYLSLAVKGNPTALLPLFAPERDVLFCDDVGRELRSLRDAFLSRAAARRFLGFMQAQREALVNGGRKLPNRPELVERYGYDVKYASHALRLAMQGREIVQHARLTLPMPEEERQRVLEVKSGRAGDLAGVLDQIDAVAAEVVRDLDSGHTPLPEEADVATVEAWAIDVHRRFWGW from the coding sequence ATGGAGACCGTCGTCATGGAACTGCTGACGAATCCGGTGCTGGAGTACGGCGACCGTGAGGCCGCGCGGGCCGGCCAGATCCTGCGCACCACGGTCGGGTCCGGGGTGCACGGCATCGCGATCCCGGGCACCGACGACCACGACGAGATGGGCGTGTTCATCGAGCCGGCCGCCTGGCTGATCGGCCTGCGCCCGACCCGCGACAGCTACGTGGCCCGGTCGCAGCCCGAGGGCGCGCGCTCCGGGCCCGGCGACACCGACCTGATCATGTACTCGTTGCGCAAGTACCTGAGCCTGGCGGTGAAGGGCAATCCCACCGCCCTGCTGCCGCTGTTCGCGCCCGAGCGGGACGTGCTGTTCTGCGACGACGTCGGCCGCGAACTGCGTTCCCTGCGTGACGCTTTCCTGTCGCGGGCGGCGGCGCGGCGGTTCCTGGGCTTCATGCAGGCCCAGCGGGAGGCGCTGGTCAACGGTGGACGCAAGCTGCCGAACCGGCCGGAGCTGGTGGAGAGGTACGGGTACGACGTGAAGTACGCCTCGCACGCCCTGCGGCTGGCGATGCAGGGCCGGGAGATCGTGCAGCACGCCCGGCTGACCCTGCCGATGCCGGAGGAGGAGCGGCAGCGGGTGCTGGAGGTGAAGTCGGGCCGGGCCGGTGACCTGGCCGGGGTGCTGGACCAGATCGACGCGGTCGCCGCCGAGGTGGTGCGGGACCTGGACTCCGGCCACACGCCCCTGCCCGAGGAGGCCGACGTGGCCACCGTGGAGGCCTGGGCGATCGACGTGCACCGGCGGTTCTGGGGATGGTGA
- a CDS encoding MSMEG_1061 family FMN-dependent PPOX-type flavoprotein translates to MSRVITNEAELREIVEPPHPDIESKAVGRIDPASRRFIELSPFFLLATTAQDGTCDVSPRGDPAGNVLVLDEKTIAFGDRKGNRRLDSLRNILSSPRVGMLFVVPGISDTIRVNGMARIVADAPYLDRMSVRGSVPHLSIEVSVEELFSHCSKAFVRSRMWDVASWPERRDVPTGGQIAKSQRELAVEAELIDDMLALDAEHGLY, encoded by the coding sequence ATGAGCCGAGTGATCACGAACGAGGCGGAACTGCGCGAGATCGTCGAGCCGCCCCATCCGGACATCGAGAGCAAGGCGGTCGGCCGGATCGACCCCGCCTCCCGCCGGTTCATCGAGCTCAGCCCGTTCTTCCTGCTGGCCACCACGGCGCAGGACGGCACCTGCGACGTGTCGCCCCGCGGCGACCCGGCCGGCAACGTGCTGGTGCTCGACGAGAAGACGATCGCCTTCGGCGACCGCAAGGGCAACCGCCGCCTCGACAGCCTGCGCAACATCCTGTCGTCGCCGCGCGTGGGCATGCTCTTCGTCGTGCCCGGCATCAGCGACACGATCCGGGTCAACGGTATGGCCCGCATCGTGGCCGACGCCCCCTACCTCGACCGGATGTCGGTGCGCGGCAGCGTGCCCCACCTGAGCATCGAGGTGAGCGTGGAAGAGCTGTTCAGCCATTGCAGCAAGGCTTTCGTGCGCTCCAGGATGTGGGACGTCGCCAGCTGGCCCGAGCGCCGCGACGTGCCCACCGGCGGCCAGATCGCCAAGAGCCAGCGCGAACTCGCGGTCGAGGCCGAACTGATCGACGACATGCTCGCCCTGGACGCGGAGCACGGGCTGTACTGA